One stretch of Carassius gibelio isolate Cgi1373 ecotype wild population from Czech Republic chromosome B1, carGib1.2-hapl.c, whole genome shotgun sequence DNA includes these proteins:
- the LOC127949113 gene encoding gastrula zinc finger protein XlCGF26.1, with translation MENCLVIKMEQRENSHTMPDVKTTNRQSSRRQRRENEKYQKEPKEDSVTNHQCGMPFIQEANHKQHIRSPSEEKAFTCSECGKRFKNKRILNDHMTSHSEEKAFICSECGKSFKKKRVLNDHMIVHTGEKPFTCSECGKSFKLKRILNQHMKIHSVEKPFTCFVCGKSFKMEKVLKQHMKIHTGEKPFTCSECGKGFTVKQNLKYHMRNHTGEKPFTCSECGKSFIVNKSLKQHMKVHTGEKLFTCSECGRGFGFKQSLEKHMRIHTGEKPFICAECGNSFRERQNLNVHMRIHTGERPYVCPHCGKCCRLRKNLQNHISIHTGEKPFICPLCGKCCRIRQNLQRHMRVHTAEKPYSCSECEKSFTMKHRLTRHMRIHTGERPFDSSENPPAIEYVI, from the exons ATGGAAAACTGCCTGGTTATAAAGATGGAGCAGCGTGAAAACAGCCATACAATGCCAGATGTGAAGACAACAAACCGCCAATCCTCACGAAGGCAAAGGCGGGAGAATGAAAAAT atcAGAAGGAACCGAAAGAAGATTCGGTCACTAACCATCAATGTGGGATGCCTTTCATTCAAGAAGCAAACCATAAGCAGCACATAAGAAGTCCCTCTGAAGAGAAAGCTTTCACCTGTTCTGAATGTGGAAAGAGATTCAAAAATAAAAGGATCCTTAATGACCACATGACCAGTCACTCCGAAGAGAAAGCTTTCATCTGTTctgaatgtggaaagagtttcaaaaAGAAGAGGGTCCTTAATGACCACATGAttgttcacactggagagaaacctttcacatGCTccgagtgtggaaagagtttcaaactgaagaggatccttaATCAACACATGAAAATCCACAGTGTAGAGAAACCTTTCACCTGCTTcgtgtgtggaaagagtttcaaaaTGGAGAAGGTCCTTAAACAACACATgaaaattcacactggagaaaaacctttcaCCTGCTCTGAGTGTGGAAAAGGTTTCACAGTGAAACAAAACCTTAAATATCACATGAGAaatcacactggagagaaacccttTACCTGCtctgagtgtggaaagagtttcatcgTCAACAAGAGTCTTAAGCAACACATGaaagttcacactggagagaagcttTTCACCTGCTCTGAGTGTGGAAGGGGCTTTGGTTTTAAACAATCCCTTGAGaagcacatgagaattcacactggagagaaacctttcataTGCGCCGAGTGTGGAAACAGTTTCAGAGAGAGACAAAATCTTAAtgttcacatgagaattcacactggtgAAAGGCCATACGTGTGCCCTCACTGTGGAAAGTGTTGCAGATTGAGAAAAAACCTTCAGAATCACATAagcattcacactggagaaaagcctttcaTTTGCCCTCTGTGCGGAAAGTGTTGCAGAATAAGACAAAACCTTCAGagacacatgagagttcacacagcAGAGAAGCCTTACAGCTGTTCCGAGTGTGAAAAGAGTTTCACAATGAAACATCGCCTTACGagacacatgagaattcacactggagagaggccTTTCGACAGTTCAGAAAACCCACCAGCTATTGAGTATGTGATATAG